A single Clavibacter nebraskensis NCPPB 2581 DNA region contains:
- a CDS encoding ABC transporter ATP-binding protein, giving the protein MIVAENLTKRYGAKTAVDGVSFTVQPGMVTGFLGPNGAGKSTTMRMIVGLDSPTSGSVTVNGRRYRDLQAPLHEVGALLDAKAVHTGRSAYNHLLAMAATHGIPRSRVDEVIEMTGLQPVAKKRVGGFSLGMGQRLGIAVALLGDPRTLILDEPVNGLDPEGVMWVRNITRYLAGQGRTVLLSSHLMSEMAQTADHLIVLGRGRVLADAPVAAVVAGATSAVVRVRSPHADQLGQAVTRPDVVVTSVERDVIEITGLTAAQVGDAAMSAGVVLHELTPITASLEDAYLSLTQGDVEYHSAAVGTTEQEIAR; this is encoded by the coding sequence ATGATCGTCGCTGAGAACCTGACCAAGCGCTACGGCGCGAAGACCGCCGTGGACGGCGTGAGCTTCACCGTCCAGCCGGGCATGGTGACCGGATTCCTCGGTCCGAACGGCGCCGGCAAGTCCACCACGATGCGCATGATCGTCGGGCTCGACAGCCCCACGTCCGGCTCGGTGACCGTCAACGGCCGCCGCTACCGCGACCTCCAGGCCCCGCTCCACGAGGTCGGCGCGCTCCTCGACGCGAAGGCCGTGCACACGGGCCGCTCCGCCTACAACCACCTGCTCGCCATGGCGGCCACGCACGGCATCCCGCGCTCGCGGGTGGACGAGGTCATCGAGATGACCGGGCTGCAGCCGGTCGCGAAGAAGCGCGTGGGCGGCTTCTCGCTCGGCATGGGACAGCGGCTCGGGATCGCGGTCGCGCTCCTCGGCGATCCCCGCACGCTGATCCTGGACGAGCCCGTCAACGGACTCGACCCCGAGGGCGTCATGTGGGTGCGCAACATCACCCGCTACCTGGCCGGGCAGGGCCGCACCGTGCTCCTGTCCTCGCACCTCATGAGCGAGATGGCGCAGACGGCCGACCACCTCATCGTCCTCGGGCGCGGACGCGTGCTCGCCGACGCTCCCGTCGCGGCGGTCGTCGCCGGCGCCACGAGCGCCGTCGTCCGCGTCCGCTCCCCGCACGCCGACCAGCTCGGCCAGGCGGTGACCCGACCGGACGTCGTGGTGACCAGCGTCGAGCGCGACGTGATCGAGATCACCGGCCTCACGGCCGCGCAGGTCGGCGACGCGGCCATGTCCGCCGGGGTCGTGCTGCACGAGCTCACGCCCATCACCGCGTCCCTCGAGGACGCGTACCTGTCGCTCACGCAGGGCGACGTCGAGTACCACAGCGCCGCAGTCGGCACGACCGAGCAGGAGATCGCACGATGA
- a CDS encoding aminotransferase class I/II-fold pyridoxal phosphate-dependent enzyme, which produces MTTTGAWVRAARGATLLTPDGMPGTTVFAEMSALAAATGAINLGQGFPDEDGPREVLDAARAAISAGMNQYPPGRGTPELRAAIAAHQARFYGLVVDPDTEVLVTAGATEAIAATLLALVEEGDEVVTLEPFYDAYGALISLARGIHRTVPLRAPDFQPRLDDLRRVITDRTRVILLNDPHNPTGTVLSREARELVVELAIAHDALIVTDEVYEHLVFDAPHAPVATLPGARERTVTISSGGKTFRTTGWKVGWLTAPAPLVSAILAVKQFLTFVNGAPFQPAIATGLALPDAVYDGIADDLRRKRDVLAAGLTAAGFRIHLPAAGYFIVADAAPLGFPDARELCLRLPELAGVVGVPLSAFCHAPLAAEHASLVRFAFCKRIDVLEEAARRLGALGVGTA; this is translated from the coding sequence ATGACGACTACCGGCGCGTGGGTGCGCGCGGCCCGTGGGGCGACGCTGCTGACTCCGGACGGGATGCCGGGGACCACCGTGTTCGCCGAGATGAGCGCGCTGGCCGCGGCGACCGGCGCGATCAACCTCGGTCAGGGGTTCCCGGACGAGGACGGACCCCGCGAGGTGCTCGACGCGGCGCGGGCCGCGATCTCGGCGGGCATGAACCAGTACCCGCCGGGCCGCGGCACGCCCGAGCTGCGGGCCGCCATCGCCGCGCACCAGGCGCGCTTCTACGGTCTCGTCGTGGATCCGGACACGGAGGTACTCGTCACCGCCGGCGCGACCGAGGCCATCGCCGCGACGCTGCTCGCGCTCGTCGAGGAGGGCGACGAGGTCGTGACGCTCGAGCCGTTCTACGACGCATACGGGGCGCTCATCTCGCTCGCCCGCGGGATCCATCGGACGGTGCCCCTGCGGGCTCCCGACTTCCAGCCGCGGCTCGACGACCTCCGCCGAGTGATCACGGACCGCACCCGCGTGATCCTCCTCAACGACCCGCACAACCCCACCGGGACCGTGCTCAGCCGCGAGGCGCGGGAGCTCGTCGTCGAGCTCGCCATCGCGCACGACGCGCTGATCGTCACGGACGAGGTCTACGAGCACCTCGTCTTCGACGCGCCCCACGCGCCCGTCGCGACGCTGCCCGGGGCGCGCGAGCGCACGGTGACCATCTCCTCCGGAGGCAAGACGTTCCGCACCACGGGGTGGAAGGTCGGCTGGCTGACCGCTCCGGCGCCGCTCGTGTCGGCGATCCTCGCGGTGAAGCAGTTCCTGACCTTCGTGAACGGGGCGCCGTTCCAGCCGGCCATCGCGACGGGGCTCGCGCTCCCCGACGCGGTGTACGACGGCATCGCCGACGACCTGCGGCGCAAGCGCGACGTCCTCGCGGCGGGGCTGACGGCCGCGGGCTTCCGGATCCATCTCCCCGCGGCCGGGTACTTCATCGTCGCGGACGCGGCTCCCCTCGGCTTCCCCGACGCACGCGAGCTGTGCCTGCGCCTCCCGGAGCTCGCCGGGGTCGTCGGCGTGCCGCTGTCCGCCTTCTGCCATGCGCCCCTCGCCGCGGAGCACGCGTCCCTGGTGCGGTTCGCGTTCTGCAAGCGGATCGACGTGCTCGAGGAGGCGGCGAGGCGGCTCGGCGCGCTGGGGGTCGGGACCGCCTGA
- a CDS encoding S1C family serine protease — protein MTDRSHGEDEHEGGREVDGRAEGSSTEAPSSTTPQPGDGGSAWPAPAGPAAATHPAPTSPDQRDTLAYGTSAQTDHTATAPLAGAAAEGHEPAGGTTTAPPKKKPNKALPLVAMLAVGALIGGAAGGLTTWAIAHDDASTEAVSQSPANITVNDPDNATPITAVAAKVSGSVVTIDVAGAQAGGTGSGVVLSSDGYVLTNTHVVTLDGQTGDATIQVKTADGALYSAKLVGTDPVVDLAVIKLDDASGLTPIEFADSSKLNVGDTAIAIGAPLGLSGTVTDGIVSALDRSIQVASSAAPTTPGDGSQSDETPFNFWPFGNEGQGGSGGQGGQGGSGAQGGQAAATINLAVIQTDAAINPGNSGGALLDGDGKLIGVNVAIANAGGTSSTAGSIGVGFAIPSNLAKRVGQEIIRNGKASHGLLGASVRDVASGDSSTPVGGAFIAEVQSGGAAAAAGLKQGDIVTAFGSIAISKASDLTAQVRALAGGSDVELTVIRGGQKQQVDVKLGTLQQ, from the coding sequence ATGACGGACAGAAGCCACGGCGAAGACGAGCACGAGGGCGGCCGCGAGGTCGACGGCCGAGCCGAGGGCTCCTCGACGGAGGCGCCGTCGTCCACCACTCCTCAGCCCGGCGACGGAGGATCCGCCTGGCCGGCGCCCGCGGGTCCCGCGGCCGCGACCCACCCCGCGCCGACAAGCCCGGACCAGCGGGACACCCTCGCGTACGGAACGAGCGCGCAGACGGATCACACCGCGACCGCTCCTCTCGCGGGCGCAGCAGCGGAAGGTCATGAGCCGGCCGGCGGCACCACGACCGCTCCTCCTAAGAAGAAGCCGAACAAGGCCCTGCCCCTCGTCGCCATGCTGGCCGTCGGAGCCCTCATCGGAGGTGCCGCCGGCGGGCTCACGACCTGGGCCATCGCGCACGACGACGCCTCCACCGAGGCGGTCAGCCAGTCGCCGGCGAACATCACCGTCAACGACCCGGACAACGCGACGCCGATCACGGCCGTGGCCGCCAAGGTCTCCGGTTCCGTCGTCACCATCGACGTGGCGGGCGCCCAGGCCGGCGGAACGGGGTCCGGGGTCGTCCTCTCGAGCGACGGCTACGTCCTCACCAACACGCACGTCGTGACGCTCGACGGCCAGACCGGCGACGCCACCATCCAGGTGAAGACGGCCGACGGCGCGCTGTACTCGGCGAAGCTGGTCGGCACGGATCCCGTCGTCGACCTCGCCGTCATCAAGCTCGATGACGCCAGCGGCCTCACCCCCATCGAGTTCGCGGACTCATCCAAGCTCAACGTCGGCGACACCGCCATCGCCATCGGCGCCCCGCTCGGCCTCTCCGGCACCGTCACCGACGGCATCGTCAGCGCGCTCGACCGGAGCATCCAGGTCGCGTCCTCAGCGGCTCCGACGACCCCGGGCGACGGCAGCCAGAGCGACGAGACGCCGTTCAACTTCTGGCCGTTCGGCAACGAGGGGCAGGGAGGATCCGGCGGGCAGGGCGGCCAGGGCGGATCCGGCGCCCAGGGCGGCCAGGCAGCGGCGACGATCAACCTCGCGGTCATCCAGACCGACGCGGCCATCAACCCCGGCAACTCGGGCGGCGCGCTCCTGGACGGCGACGGCAAGCTCATCGGCGTCAACGTCGCCATCGCGAACGCGGGCGGCACCAGCTCCACCGCGGGCAGCATCGGCGTCGGTTTCGCCATCCCGTCGAACCTCGCGAAGCGCGTGGGCCAGGAGATCATCCGAAACGGCAAGGCCTCGCACGGGCTCCTCGGGGCGAGCGTCCGCGACGTCGCCAGCGGCGACTCCTCGACCCCCGTCGGCGGCGCGTTCATCGCGGAGGTCCAGAGCGGCGGCGCGGCCGCCGCGGCGGGGCTGAAGCAGGGCGACATCGTCACCGCGTTCGGCAGCATCGCGATCAGCAAGGCGAGCGACCTCACGGCGCAGGTGCGGGCCCTCGCGGGCGGCAGCGACGTCGAGCTCACCGTCATCCGCGGCGGCCAGAAGCAGCAGGTCGACGTGAAGCTCGGCACGCTCCAGCAGTAG
- a CDS encoding glycosyltransferase family 2 protein — MAHHPRRDPVAGSPGDLPAVSYVMPILNEAAHVRAAVDSMMQQDYAGDFEVVLALGPSTDGTTEVVREMARADPRITSVDNPTGSTPGGLNAAIRATRHPVVIRVDAHSLLPRDYTRIAVETLRATGADNVGGLMSAEGRTPFEKAVARAYGARVGLGGTAHHVGGKEGPAETAYLGAFRRERLVEVGLFDEGVRRGQDWELNRRLRQSGGLVWFTPRMKVTYRPRSTFRSLIRQFFATGLWRGELARRYTRQNSVRYFVPPVAVAGVAAGLLLGTAGLVGAALGMPGLRRLVGAFVVPGMYAGFVLVSTVSVASRDGAATMLRFAAVLPSIHFSWGTGFVLGFLELTDDLDGHTGR; from the coding sequence ATGGCGCACCACCCGCGACGCGACCCGGTCGCTGGCAGCCCCGGCGATCTGCCCGCCGTCTCGTACGTCATGCCCATCCTCAACGAGGCGGCCCACGTCCGCGCCGCCGTCGACAGCATGATGCAGCAGGACTACGCCGGCGACTTCGAGGTGGTGCTGGCGCTCGGCCCCAGCACCGACGGCACGACCGAGGTCGTCCGCGAGATGGCCCGGGCCGATCCGCGCATCACGAGCGTCGACAACCCCACGGGATCCACGCCGGGCGGCCTCAACGCCGCCATCCGCGCCACGCGCCACCCCGTCGTGATCCGCGTCGATGCGCACTCCCTCCTTCCGCGCGACTACACGCGCATCGCCGTGGAGACCCTGCGGGCCACGGGCGCGGACAACGTCGGCGGACTCATGTCGGCTGAGGGGCGCACGCCGTTCGAGAAGGCCGTCGCCCGCGCCTACGGCGCCCGGGTCGGGCTCGGTGGCACCGCGCACCACGTCGGCGGCAAGGAGGGGCCGGCGGAGACCGCGTACCTCGGCGCCTTCCGGCGCGAACGGCTGGTCGAGGTCGGGCTCTTCGACGAGGGCGTGCGCCGCGGCCAGGACTGGGAGCTCAACAGGCGCCTCCGGCAGAGCGGCGGCCTCGTGTGGTTCACGCCGCGGATGAAGGTCACCTACCGTCCCCGCTCCACGTTCCGCTCGCTCATCCGCCAGTTCTTCGCCACCGGTCTCTGGCGCGGCGAGCTCGCGCGTCGCTACACCCGACAGAACTCCGTGCGGTACTTCGTGCCTCCGGTCGCCGTCGCCGGGGTGGCCGCGGGTCTCCTCCTCGGCACCGCGGGCCTCGTGGGCGCCGCGCTCGGGATGCCGGGACTGCGCCGGCTCGTCGGCGCCTTCGTCGTCCCCGGCATGTACGCCGGCTTCGTGCTCGTGAGCACCGTCTCGGTGGCCTCCCGCGACGGCGCGGCGACGATGCTGCGCTTCGCGGCCGTCCTGCCGTCCATCCACTTCAGCTGGGGCACCGGCTTCGTGCTCGGCTTCCTCGAGCTCACCGACGACCTCGACGGGCACACCGGCCGATGA
- a CDS encoding CDP-alcohol phosphatidyltransferase family protein, protein MSAAPGTGDRGLPSSIAELRRVTQPPEVRLRANAEHWTAHLYLRDLSPYLTWLLLRTRISANGVTVAMILTGWAAAAALLIPGIVGAALALVLGQLQMLVDCCDGEVARWRRTSSPVGHFLDAVGHYSTETLIALALGIRAAAYPFEAPGDLPWTTLAFALALVIVLNKALNDMVRVARASADLPKAPVGAGTVASQHSLIAVARRAVRFLPFHRMFHSVELTVVTFVVALVGLVAGQPETDRVFLVVLVPLAVLALVGHFVMIVTSRRLTSA, encoded by the coding sequence ATGAGCGCCGCTCCCGGCACCGGCGACCGCGGCCTGCCCTCCTCCATCGCGGAGCTGCGGCGCGTGACGCAGCCGCCCGAGGTGCGCCTGCGGGCGAACGCGGAGCACTGGACGGCGCACCTGTACCTCCGCGACCTCTCGCCGTACCTCACCTGGCTGCTGCTGCGGACGCGGATCAGCGCGAACGGCGTCACCGTCGCCATGATCCTGACGGGCTGGGCGGCCGCCGCGGCGCTGCTCATCCCCGGCATCGTGGGAGCGGCCCTCGCGCTGGTCCTCGGCCAGCTGCAGATGCTCGTGGACTGCTGCGACGGCGAGGTCGCGCGCTGGCGCCGCACCTCATCGCCGGTCGGGCACTTCCTCGACGCCGTCGGGCACTACTCCACCGAGACGCTGATCGCGCTCGCCCTGGGGATCCGTGCCGCCGCGTACCCCTTCGAGGCGCCCGGCGACCTGCCCTGGACGACCCTCGCGTTCGCCCTGGCGCTCGTCATCGTGCTGAACAAGGCACTGAACGACATGGTGCGCGTGGCGCGCGCCTCGGCCGACCTGCCCAAGGCCCCCGTCGGCGCCGGCACGGTCGCGTCGCAGCACTCGCTCATCGCGGTCGCCCGGCGGGCCGTGCGGTTCCTGCCGTTCCACCGCATGTTCCACTCGGTGGAGCTCACCGTCGTGACCTTCGTCGTCGCGCTGGTCGGCCTCGTCGCGGGTCAGCCGGAGACCGACCGGGTGTTCCTCGTCGTCCTGGTGCCTCTGGCGGTGCTGGCGCTCGTCGGGCACTTCGTGATGATCGTCACCTCGCGTCGGCTGACGTCCGCGTGA
- a CDS encoding glycosyltransferase family 2 protein, whose protein sequence is MTGAVPRVGVVVLSQGRRPEGLAASLASVLRQEGIALDVVVVGNGWEPDGLPDGVRGLHLPENLGIPAGRNAGVPLVTGETLFFLDDDETVPSAAFLADCLALMRGMDDVALIQPRIVDPTGAATPRRWIPRIRKGDPARSSPVMSVLEGAVVVRRDAFEAAGGWAGEFFYAHEGIELAWRIWDQGLRAWYAGDLVAHHPAVAPTRHAEYHRLTARNRVWLARRNLPLPLVPVYVGSWTAVQLIRSARNRDGLGTWLRGWREGWATYPGARRPMSWGTVLRMARAGRPPVI, encoded by the coding sequence GTGACCGGCGCCGTCCCGCGCGTCGGCGTCGTCGTCCTCAGCCAGGGGCGTCGGCCGGAGGGGCTGGCGGCCTCGCTCGCCTCGGTGCTGCGTCAGGAGGGCATCGCCCTCGACGTGGTCGTGGTCGGCAACGGCTGGGAACCTGACGGCCTCCCCGACGGGGTGCGGGGCCTCCACCTGCCGGAGAACCTGGGCATCCCGGCGGGCCGGAACGCGGGCGTCCCGCTCGTCACGGGGGAGACGCTGTTCTTCCTCGACGACGACGAGACCGTGCCGAGCGCCGCCTTCCTCGCGGACTGCCTCGCGCTCATGCGCGGCATGGACGACGTCGCACTCATCCAACCGCGCATCGTCGACCCGACGGGCGCCGCCACGCCGCGTCGCTGGATCCCGCGCATCCGCAAGGGCGACCCCGCCCGCTCGAGCCCGGTGATGTCCGTGCTGGAGGGCGCCGTCGTGGTCCGCCGTGACGCGTTCGAGGCCGCCGGCGGCTGGGCGGGGGAGTTCTTCTACGCCCACGAGGGGATCGAGCTGGCCTGGCGGATCTGGGACCAGGGCCTCCGCGCCTGGTACGCCGGGGACCTCGTCGCCCACCACCCGGCCGTCGCCCCCACCCGGCACGCGGAGTACCACCGCCTGACCGCGCGCAACCGCGTCTGGCTCGCGCGGCGCAACCTGCCGCTGCCCCTCGTCCCCGTGTACGTCGGGTCGTGGACGGCGGTGCAGCTGATACGCAGCGCACGCAACCGCGATGGGCTCGGCACGTGGCTGCGCGGGTGGCGCGAGGGCTGGGCGACATACCCCGGCGCGCGTCGGCCGATGTCGTGGGGCACCGTCCTCCGCATGGCGCGCGCGGGCAGGCCGCCCGTCATCTGA
- a CDS encoding CDP-glycerol--poly(glycerophosphate) glycerophosphotransferase: MGLLNDARLGVRAVRSLVHQRRARGTLQRKLALRAPSPRGEYRIAVYFADSAVNTYQIRQWYRPLVELARTHPVVILSRHPSGANALLDESPLPVEYVRRVADLERVIAEQDIRVVLYVNQNTRNFQMMRYGRRWHVFVNHGESDKMYMTTNQFKAYDYSLIAGDAARARLGKVLWDYDLDRRAIPIGRPQADHYSGELPYAPDDRTVVLYAPTWEGDRAAAAYGSIASHGVPLVRDLLATGRHRVIYRPHPRSGVVDPEYARANREIAVMLERANVQDPSAQHVVDRSRELAWQLSAAHLAIVDISAMVYDRLAAGRPLLVTRPVHPEAQIDTDGYLSDCEWLTADDARDIVTRLDALQHDAAADRRLAAWVRHYFGDTAPGVATARFHGAIEHLMGEWDRHAALHARDDTADPVSDDQVDDEDEEA, translated from the coding sequence ATGGGTCTCCTGAACGACGCTCGCCTCGGCGTGCGCGCTGTCCGCTCGCTGGTCCATCAGCGCCGGGCGCGCGGGACCCTGCAGCGCAAGCTCGCGCTCCGGGCCCCCTCGCCGCGGGGCGAGTACCGCATCGCCGTGTACTTCGCCGACTCGGCCGTGAACACGTACCAGATCCGGCAGTGGTACCGGCCGCTCGTCGAGTTGGCGCGCACGCATCCGGTGGTCATCCTGAGCCGGCACCCGAGCGGCGCGAACGCGCTCCTCGACGAGAGCCCGCTGCCGGTGGAGTACGTGCGCCGCGTCGCGGACCTCGAGCGGGTCATCGCGGAGCAGGACATCCGCGTCGTCCTCTACGTCAACCAGAACACCCGTAACTTCCAGATGATGCGGTACGGGCGCCGGTGGCACGTCTTCGTCAACCACGGCGAGTCCGACAAGATGTACATGACGACCAACCAGTTCAAGGCCTACGACTACAGCCTCATCGCCGGCGACGCCGCCCGCGCCCGGCTCGGCAAGGTGCTCTGGGACTACGACCTCGACCGCCGCGCGATCCCCATCGGCCGTCCGCAGGCGGACCACTACTCCGGCGAGCTGCCCTACGCGCCGGACGACCGCACGGTCGTGCTCTACGCGCCCACCTGGGAGGGCGACCGCGCCGCGGCCGCGTACGGGTCCATCGCGTCGCACGGCGTGCCGCTCGTCCGCGATCTCCTCGCGACCGGGCGCCACCGCGTCATCTACCGCCCGCACCCGCGGTCCGGCGTCGTCGATCCCGAGTACGCGCGCGCCAATCGCGAGATCGCGGTCATGCTCGAGCGGGCGAACGTGCAGGATCCGTCGGCGCAGCACGTCGTCGATCGGTCGCGCGAGCTCGCCTGGCAGCTGTCCGCCGCCCATCTCGCCATCGTCGACATCTCCGCGATGGTCTACGACCGCCTCGCCGCGGGACGCCCCCTCCTGGTGACGCGGCCCGTGCATCCCGAGGCGCAGATCGACACTGACGGCTACCTCTCGGACTGCGAGTGGCTGACCGCGGACGACGCGCGCGACATCGTCACCCGGTTGGATGCGCTGCAGCACGACGCGGCGGCGGATCGCCGGCTCGCGGCGTGGGTCCGCCACTACTTCGGCGACACCGCTCCCGGGGTGGCGACCGCGCGCTTCCACGGGGCGATCGAGCACCTGATGGGGGAGTGGGACCGCCACGCGGCACTGCACGCCCGGGACGACACCGCCGATCCGGTGTCCGACGACCAGGTCGACGACGAGGACGAGGAGGCCTGA
- a CDS encoding helix-turn-helix domain-containing protein, with product MVTTVSDAAAEFGSRVREQRQRIGISQETLAELSGIHWTALGKIERGQRNPSLRNIIKIASGLDVDAGLLVTGLTADMLPQDDGDSPAELIRLERERDRRGTTPVRS from the coding sequence ATGGTCACCACCGTCTCCGACGCCGCCGCCGAGTTCGGCTCCCGCGTGCGCGAGCAGCGCCAGCGCATCGGCATCAGCCAGGAGACGCTCGCGGAGCTCTCCGGCATCCACTGGACCGCCCTCGGCAAGATCGAGCGCGGCCAGCGGAACCCGAGCCTGCGCAACATCATCAAGATCGCGAGCGGGCTCGACGTGGACGCCGGCCTGCTGGTGACGGGGCTCACGGCCGACATGCTGCCGCAGGACGACGGGGACTCGCCCGCCGAGCTGATCCGCCTGGAGCGGGAACGCGACCGCCGCGGCACCACGCCCGTCAGAAGCTGA
- a CDS encoding ABC transporter ATP-binding protein: MGASHAGPNAPTVLAVEDAGIRFRRNRKARRSFKDLFAGSARRARPGEFWALRHVSFEVRQGEAIGVVGRNGQGKSTLLKLVAEVLIPDEGSIGVHAGVAPLIEITGGFVNDLTVRDNIYLTAGLHGMSKAEIDARFDEIIAFAEIPDFVDTPYKHLSSGMKVRIAFAVISRLDEPVLLVDEVLAVGDRAFREKCYHRIEEMLAEGRTLFFVSHNERDLRRFCTRGLYLDEGTLVLDGPIDRVMDAYNADHNPPPPTGA; this comes from the coding sequence ATGGGCGCATCGCACGCCGGGCCCAATGCGCCCACGGTCTTGGCGGTCGAGGACGCCGGCATCCGCTTCCGCCGCAACCGCAAGGCCCGTCGGAGCTTCAAAGACCTCTTCGCGGGATCCGCCCGGCGCGCACGGCCCGGCGAGTTCTGGGCGCTGCGGCACGTCTCCTTCGAGGTGCGCCAGGGCGAGGCGATCGGCGTGGTCGGCCGCAACGGCCAGGGCAAGTCGACGCTCCTCAAGCTCGTCGCCGAGGTCCTCATCCCCGACGAGGGCTCGATCGGCGTCCACGCGGGTGTCGCGCCGCTCATCGAGATCACGGGCGGCTTCGTCAACGACCTGACGGTGCGCGACAACATCTACCTCACGGCGGGTCTCCACGGCATGTCCAAGGCCGAGATCGACGCGCGGTTCGACGAGATCATCGCCTTCGCCGAGATCCCCGACTTCGTCGACACCCCCTACAAGCACCTCTCGAGCGGAATGAAGGTGCGCATCGCGTTCGCCGTGATCTCGCGGCTCGACGAGCCGGTGCTCCTCGTGGACGAGGTCCTCGCCGTGGGCGACCGGGCGTTCCGGGAGAAGTGCTACCACCGGATCGAGGAGATGCTCGCCGAGGGGCGCACGCTCTTCTTCGTCTCGCACAACGAGCGCGACCTCCGCCGCTTCTGCACGCGTGGCCTGTACCTCGACGAGGGCACCCTGGTGCTCGACGGCCCCATCGACCGGGTCATGGACGCCTACAACGCCGACCACAACCCGCCGCCTCCGACCGGCGCCTGA
- a CDS encoding ABC transporter permease: protein MQRIPAVPDAALPGRASRTPAARYRRSLWLLTTRDLKVRYSTSALGWFWSILDPLVMSGIYWFVFTVVFSRDVGEEPYIVFLLAALLPWMWFTGATSDFTKAFSSQAKLVRSTRIPRSIWVLRLVLAKGFEFVASLPVLAVFAIVAGARLDVHVLLFPLAVLIQASLLLGIGLIISPLVVFFRDLERAVKLVLRFLFYASPIVYSSSDLPADLHPWAALNPLTGVFGLYRAAFFPSELDWYAVGVSAAISAALVAVGALVFRRSLPAVLKEI, encoded by the coding sequence ATGCAGAGGATCCCCGCCGTGCCCGATGCCGCCCTCCCCGGTCGCGCGTCCCGCACCCCCGCCGCCCGGTACCGCCGCTCGCTCTGGCTCCTCACGACGCGCGACCTTAAGGTCCGCTACTCCACGAGCGCGCTCGGCTGGTTCTGGTCGATCCTCGACCCGCTCGTCATGTCGGGCATCTACTGGTTCGTCTTCACCGTCGTGTTCTCACGCGACGTCGGCGAGGAGCCGTACATCGTCTTCCTCCTCGCCGCGCTCCTGCCGTGGATGTGGTTCACGGGTGCCACGAGCGACTTCACGAAGGCCTTCAGCTCGCAGGCGAAGCTCGTGCGCTCCACGCGGATCCCGCGGAGCATCTGGGTGCTGCGGCTCGTGCTCGCGAAGGGGTTCGAGTTCGTGGCGAGCCTCCCCGTGCTCGCCGTCTTCGCGATCGTCGCGGGCGCCCGCCTCGACGTCCACGTGCTACTGTTCCCGCTCGCCGTGCTCATCCAGGCCTCGCTGCTCCTCGGCATCGGCTTGATCATCTCGCCGCTCGTGGTGTTCTTCCGCGACCTCGAGCGCGCCGTGAAGCTCGTGCTCCGCTTCCTGTTCTACGCCTCCCCCATCGTCTACTCGTCGAGCGACCTGCCCGCCGACCTGCACCCCTGGGCCGCGCTCAATCCCCTCACGGGCGTCTTCGGCCTCTACCGCGCCGCGTTCTTCCCCTCCGAGCTCGACTGGTACGCGGTCGGGGTGAGCGCGGCGATCTCGGCGGCGCTGGTCGCCGTCGGCGCGCTCGTCTTCCGCCGCTCGCTGCCCGCCGTCCTGAAGGAGATCTGA
- a CDS encoding phosphocholine cytidylyltransferase family protein — protein sequence MTTQVVILAAGMGSRLGRSLPKPLTELSDGRTIMGQQFDNIRLGLGDDAKVSIVVGYKLDHIIDAFPDADYIYNEQYDQTNTSKSLLRALRASGPGGVLWMNGDVVFDPMILRRAAATIARDQSFVTVNTSRVSDEEVKYTTSPEGFIRELSKTVKGGLGEAVGINYVSKADKPVLIRQLARVADQDYFERGIELAIEQDSLLVEPVDISDLYAVEVDFAEDLERANLFV from the coding sequence ATGACCACGCAGGTAGTCATCCTGGCGGCAGGCATGGGCAGCCGTCTCGGGCGCAGCCTCCCCAAGCCCCTCACCGAGCTCAGCGACGGCCGCACCATCATGGGCCAGCAGTTCGACAACATCCGTCTCGGCCTCGGCGACGACGCCAAGGTCAGCATCGTCGTCGGCTACAAGCTCGACCACATCATCGACGCCTTCCCGGACGCCGACTACATCTACAACGAGCAATACGACCAGACGAACACGTCGAAGAGCCTGCTCCGCGCCCTCCGCGCCTCGGGCCCCGGCGGCGTCCTCTGGATGAACGGCGATGTCGTCTTCGATCCGATGATCCTCCGCCGCGCGGCCGCGACGATCGCCCGCGACCAGTCCTTCGTCACCGTCAACACCTCGCGCGTCTCCGACGAGGAGGTCAAGTACACGACGAGCCCCGAGGGCTTCATCCGCGAGCTGTCGAAGACCGTGAAGGGCGGCCTCGGCGAGGCCGTCGGGATCAACTACGTCTCCAAGGCCGACAAGCCGGTCCTCATCCGCCAGCTCGCCCGGGTCGCCGACCAGGACTACTTCGAGCGTGGAATAGAGTTGGCGATCGAGCAGGACTCCCTGCTCGTCGAACCGGTAGACATCTCCGACCTGTACGCGGTCGAGGTCGACTTCGCGGAGGACCTCGAGAGGGCCAACCTCTTCGTCTAG